CTAGGAATCAAATTTAAAACGTTCTATTTGGACCTCAAGAAAAATGAGCAACGGTCTCCATACTACGTGTCCATCAACCCCAATGCAAGAATTCCTGCTATTATTGACCATGACAATGGCGACCACTCTGTATGGGAGTCAGGTGCTATTCTGATTTACTTGTGTCAGAAGGTAGGTCCAGACTGTTCTCTGTGGTCTGAGGACTACTCGGAGCAGTCGATGATCACGTCATGGCTGTTTTTCCAAGCGTCAGGCCATGCACCCATGGTTGGCCAGGCCCTTCATTTCCGATACTTTCACCCCGAAAACATCACCAGTGCCATCGAAAGATACACAAGTGAAGTGAGACGTATTTACAGTGTTGTAGAAATGCGTCTGGCTGAGAAGCGTGAGCAACTGATCATGGAAATGGACGACGACAGTTTCGCGCTTGGAACGTCTGCCCTCAGCGAATCAAAATACTTCGACGAGCCTGTCTGGCTGGTCGGAAACAGAATCACCATTGCCGACCTGTCGTTCGTGACATGGAACCACGTCGTCGACCGAATCGGTATCAACCTGCGCTCGGAGTTCCCCGAGGTCTATAAATGGACCAAAGCCATGATGGAACGGCCTGCAGTAATCCGCGCATTATCGGGCCTAGAAAGCAATTAAAACCCACCCACCAAAACCAATAGCTATTACGATGAAACGACACCACGAAGACACAGCTGTCTTCCCACCTTTCTGCTACGAAACGAATCATGTAAATACCATGCCTATGTCAAAAGCAAATCCTTCTTCCcactctgcctccggcggctggggctccgccccagaccccgtggtgctcgcttcgcgagcccTTAGACGTTGTGGACACCGCCCGacgtccgactcgagcgtagcgagaggagcagcggggtctgaggcggagccccagccgccggaggccggTCGGCAACCCCCCCCAGTGGGTCAGAATGACGTTAATTATGCTTAGCTAGGTAGTTGAGGGGAGACAGCTCGAAAATGTCGAATTTGACCTGGCTTTGGTACTTGAAGAGCAGATGGCGCGGCATCCACCGCAGATGGTCGTCGTCCTCCCACTCGACGAGGATGAGATCCGACCCTGTGCGGACGTCTGCGGCGTGGGCTCTGATTACTGAGTCTCCCTTCTGGAAACGGGCGATGGCTTCGTCTTCGGCTTCGTTGGAGTTGAACTTCTGACGTTTGTTGCGACTCTCAGGTGTTTCGAAAAACAGTCCTGGGCTGATTgtggtgttgttgagagACGGCCCAGGCCGGCCAAGGGAAGTGTCGAGGCTGTGATCAGGACGGGTCAAAGCTGTTGCATGGGTATTGGGTGTGATTGGTGTTGAAGTGGCTGCAATGTGAGGTTTCAAACCTGTGTCAGTAGCAGGTTCTGATATGGGTGTGGTCGGAGGAGCAGTGATATTGGTTTCGGAATGGGTATTAGCCATCAAATCCGATGGCCGTACGAGGTTGTTTGCAAGATAAGACTGGAACATGGACTGAAACCCGGGCTGAGTTTGTGGATTGGACTCGAACAGTGGCATCTGGGAAAGTGGAAATGACGATGGTTGAATGGTCTGTGGTAGGTACTGGTTGAATGGTGATAATCCATAGTTGACGCTGGGATATGGTACCATGATCACAGGGAGAATAGCTAAGTTGCTTGCAGGGTCAAATGCGTTTGTGGAGCCAATGGAGGGGTTGATAGTAGTGCCAAGCGATGGAATGTGAATGTGGTTTGGATCAGAGCCGGACATGGTTTCGTGGTTAGAAGTGATATTAGTGGTAGAGGCTGTGGAAGTagcagatgctgaagaagttgaggGAGCAGTGGTGCCAGTTTGAACTTGACCAGCGGTGTGAGTGAGCGTTGGTATTGGAGCGGTCGGTTTACTTGACTCTGGTCGACAATTGAATGCTGGAAGTAGTGTAGGAGCTGAGGTGTTATGTACAGAGGGGTCTTGAATTGAGCCAGACGATGACGGTTGGTCAGTGCCGGGAGTGGCAGGAGTGGTAGACTTGGTTCGAGCCTCCCCTCTGACAGGAGCTTTGGACTTTAGTTTCCTTTCAGGCGAACTGCGTTCACCATGAGAATCCCATGGAGATTGGTTACGAACATTTCTCGCGAGCTCTTCATCCTCTGAATCTTTTAGACGTCGGTTACTATGAGGTACAGAGACAGGGATCTGTGACTGAACTGTGTTGAGAAAACTATTTCCAACTGGAGGTTCTATAGGAGATGGCCGATATTCATGATACCCAATACCAGAACGAACGACTTTTGTTCTGCTGTGGTCATTTGAACTAGTACCATCGATAACAGGAGTAGGCGACTGGACAGAGTGAGAAGATCGTTTCTTTCTGGATTCAGGTTTAACCTGTGATTTCGACGCATTCACCATTGATTGGTTGCAGGATTCGTCGACTCGAGTGGAATGTAACTTTCAACTGACTAGTATCAAGAATGAGATGCTGTAGCCCACTTGATTATATCACTAAACCAGAGTAGCATTTTTCCATTCTTAGGCTCTGCAGGGTATAGGTCACTTAACGCAGAGCTAGCTAACATTTAGGACCTCTATGGTCGATTGTGCCAACCAAACTTTAACTCCAACTGGCAGAGATGGTAAGACTGTGTTTTATATTACTGAAATTACAGTTTAGGAAGACGAGAATTGTATTagattttttaaaaaattgCACGTAGTAGAGGAACTTCAGACGTCAAAAAAATACGAACTAGTCTGCTATTTATACATGGGGGCTAGGGCGTACCCCTGAGATTACCGTTTTCGCGGAAGTGATAGTCAATCGATGCCGGCTATTGTTATTAGCGCTAAAACCTGGCAACTGACACCAATCGGAGAAATATCCAGCAATACATCCTTGGTGTGTGATAAGATCACGTCACAGGGGCCATGCGTAGGACATCGGAGTTGACACCCAGACCATAGAATAACTGAGTTCAAACAAGAATTCTAACGACAGCAGATAttatttgaagaaggttTTGAGTCAATCACTCTGTCCCTCCCTCACCCTGAATGAAAGCTTGAAATTTACAGTCGAATTACACCGAACTCACAAATTGTTGTATGCTGTTGCGGTTACTAGTGCAACTTTTACGGGAGAAATGTTGCTATAGTGTCTTATCAGTAGCATGTGAAGTTCTGGTTGCTTAGGTAGTGCATACGACCGGTCATACAAAAGCCTCCTTACGAGCACGATTGGGCTCTCAGTTGGTCTCAAGCATGTCAATACCACCTACCGTAGCTTTGCAATCTCATAATACCATAGCTTGGCAAAGATCTGACCAGAGCATCAATACGATCATCTCACTtttttgctgttgtcaTTTAACCGGTCAGCGGATGATTGCCCACCAAAAATATCTCGCTGCACAACGCAGAGCGAGTAACGGATAGTCCCAGAAAACAACTCAGTTTTACTTCGCGGGGTTGCTACACAATAATGCTATATTTGTAGGCTGAAACATCACTGATAGCGAAATCCAGAACCCCGGATTCCACAACGGCTTGGCAAAACCTTGTCTATCCCGAGAACCGGTGCTTCACCTGACCCACTGGCACTGATAGATAAATCCAATTCCAACTCCGTtcattgagaagaaacaattGCTTGAACTTCCCGGTTGATAACAAACCTTTCCACGCATGAATCTCGAGACTTGAAAGTCCTAACGGCATTACAGAACAACCGTGTGGCATAATACCTGATGAAGATAGTTCCGCACTTCGGCGGTTATCATGCAATCTGCAGGCCCGATTCCGCACCCTATGTTGGTCAGCGAAATGTGGGGAGAGCTGAGCAAATCAGTGACTCCTACTCACCTCTGTGGGAAGCCGGTGAGTGTGATTTGCATATTTAACTCTGTCTCATCACAAAAGTTATCAATTGAAGCAAAATATCAATTTACACTATCCACACTAGAAATTTACAATGTCGTTACCTTTGGAAGTGAAGCTTACTGCACCTTCAGGCAAGTCGTTTGAACTGCCCACCGGTCTGTTTATCAACAACGAGTTTGTTTATCCTCAAGATAAGACCTCCACGATCACAGTTCTTGACCCTGACACCGGCAAGATAATTACTGATGTTTATGCTgccaaggaagaagatgtcGACATTGCAGTCAAGGCTGCTAGAGCTGCATATAAAAAGGGCTGGAGACATAATCAAAGTCGTGGGGACTTGCTATACAAGCTTTCAGAGCTCATTACCAAGAATGCTGAGGTATTGGCTACAATTGAGGCATGGGATACTGGTAAATCATACTCGGCCGAGTCTTACGGAAatattgttgctggtgcccTGACATACAAATACTATGCTGGTTGGGCCGACAAGCTTGGTGGTAAGACCATTGATGTTGGTGAAAACAAGTTTGCTTATACCCTTCACGAGCCATTGGGTGTTTGTGGACAAATCATTCCTTGGAATTATCCCTTCCTCATGAAGGCATGGAAAAtcggtgctgctgttgccacTGGTAACACAGTTGTGTTAAAGACTGCTGAAAACACACCGTTGTCGGCTTTGTATTTTGCCAAATTAGTCGTTGAAGCCGGATTTCCCCCTGGTGTTATCAATCTTTTCACTGGTTTGGGTCCTGTTGCCGGTGCTCATTTGGCCAGCCACTTGGATGTCGACAAGATTGCCTTTACTGGATCCACTGTAGTCGGTAAGCAGATCATGAAGTATGCCGCGTCCAATCTTAAAAACATCACTCTCGAGTGTGGAGGCAAGTCTCCTATGATTATTTTTGACGATGCCGACCTTGAAAAGGCTGCAATTCACGCCCACTCGGCATTGATGGGAAACCAGGGCCAGACCTGTACTGCCATGTCGAGATACTATGTACACGAGGCAGTTTACGACAAGTTTGTCGAGCTGTACAAGCAACAAGTGCTCACTAAATCAAAGGTGGGACATCCGTTTGACGAAGATACTTTCCAAGGACCACAAGTGAGTGAAGTGCAACAAAAGCGAGTTCTCGGATACATCGAGTCGGGCAAATCTGAGGGTGCCAAGGTCGTCATTGGAGGCAACGTCCCCAAGAGTCTCAGCAACGGTTTCTTCGTCGAGCCCACCATCTTCTCCGATGTTACTGACGACATGAAAATCATGCGCGAAGAGATCTTTGGCCCTGTCGCTTCGATCACCAAGTTCACCGACGAGCACGATGTCGTCCAACGAGCCAACGACTCCTCCTACGGTCTCGGAGCCTCTATCTTCACCAAAGACCTGCAACGAGCTCACCGCGTGGCCCGAGACCTCGAATCCGGCCAAGTCTGGATTAACAGCGGCAATGACTCGGACTACCGCATCCCCTTCGGAGGCTACAAACAAAGCGGTATCGGCCGTGAACTCGGCGAGTACGGTATCCAAATCTACACCCAGGTCAAGGCCGTACACGTCAACCTCAATTAACCGGGGAGgcagatgcctccggcggctggggctacgccccagacaccgctgctcctctcgctacgctcgagtcgttacgtacacggtcccagccacctcctgcgaagcaggagctacggggtctggggcggagccccagccgccggaggcagtgccccCGTTGAATGtggataaatatatttgatgTAATTGTCATTAGACGTCGTCAGGTCATGCATTTTAGTGGTCGGGTCTTCGCCGCCGGAGTAAGTCGAGCTGGGCCCGTTCACGGCGGATCGCTTGGAGGTCGCTGTCGGCCTCTTCTTGTTTGAGAGAGGGGATTTTGGGCGTTTGtttgctgctcctgctgttggtaGTTCCCGAGGGGCCAGGTCCGCCGCTGGCGacggctgctgctgatgcaTACCCGCTGGAGTACCCGTCGAAATCAAAGtctgaaaagaaaaaacgCAGGTGATCGTTCGAGATCCCGCCGCTATGTGAATTGCCGTGATGCCCATCAATGACAGCTGGTCCAGCAGTGCCTTCGGTAGCGTCTCCTTGGTCAGTATCAACCGCTTCTCGCCGTCTTAACCGACTCCGACTGGCGGTTGTAGACCCTGCTGTGGCCGTGCCATTCGCATCGTTATTACTGGTATATCCTGAATGTGCATTGGTCCGCAATGTGCCACTACGACTGGTACTTCCTTTACTACCAGTATTGGTCAGATTGTCTAATGTATTCGAAGATATGTCGAGAAAACTGTTATTGGCCTGCCCTGTTTTGAGCATATCGGCCTGGGCTGCTAATCGCTGACTGAGTTTCTCATGAACTTCTTTGGTACTTGTCCTATACTGCTCTTCTATAAATTGCATTCGCTCTTCATGATCTTTCTTGGCTCGGTCTATAAGGAACTTCTCATACAGATTTAAACTGACAAGTTCCAGATCCCGGGTTTCGTTTAGATCCTCGACCATTTCTAGAAAAGGCTGGTCTTTACCGGCTATCAGCGAGTCAAGCCGAGCCGTCAGTTTCTGTCgctggtgatgatattCCTCCTCCCGGTCGGCATCGAATTGCTCTTTTAACGACTCGTACCGAGATAACATATGACTACGCCTGCGTTTGATGGGGACTACCTGCTGGTCGTCGTAATCATCGGGTGGATTCGAGCCTGCTTTTGGTCTCATGATCGtgtgttttatttttaattttgacttgttttttttgacttgttTCAGGTCCTGTTGTAACTGATGCAATGTCGCGGCTCACTTGCCAGagctttcttttctccACTAAACTCTATCTCGTAATTTATCAATCAACTGGTTCTTGTCGTTTTCAACTGAATCTTAGTTGATTACATCCAGTTCATTAACCTGATACCGTAATCAATATCAACTGTGTTGTATATCAAGTAAACTTCAGATCCAAAGTACCGTTTTGTTTGTCTGTCGGCAGAACAAACCAATCAATCACTCGGCCACTAAACTGAACAAAATCGCTTTTGCTAATTCAACAATCCCTGTTAATATTATACAAAAGAACTCCAAAGGTTCCTGGtttcaactgctgctgtaatAAACACCCGGTATGTTCCCGTTTTCTGTCTCGAGCTGTTTCTTTTGGTCCCGATATGTCGCCAGTCTTACTCCATGCAGTCGCGGCAACGCAGTTACGTAAAGTGTGGAAAAACCCTTTGAGCTCATGAACCTGGACTAACGCCGCATCTATGCACATGTGCGGCCATTTCCTAGCATTGTAACGGCATATGATCGGCAAGCttaatttctttttctcgaCCCCTGAGATGGCCGTCTCTGTTCGCCTGTCAAGGGGGCtgcctccgacggctggggctctgccccagaccccgtggctcctctcgctgcgctcgagtcggcgCGTGGGGTATCTCCCGTGATTGTGGAGTGAGTTTAGTAGTAAAAGCTGTTGAAAGAGTTGTTCTAAGAGCTGTTTGTATGAGCTCGTTGTAACTGGACATGGGATCCGTAGTGGAGGAGTTATAACCCAAAACAAAACTGTCCTCTTGGACctaacaacaaaatctaTTGTATTATATGTCATTACCATTTGTCCCATTCCTCGTCCTCCTTGGACTTGATACCCTCGAGCTTGGTTCGTTCGGTTGGCTTAGACAGCCCGAATGCTGGCTCGATGGTGGGTTCTTCTCCCAGACCGTCAAACAACTTTCCATACGATCCATTGGCAGACGATGCGCCATGATGACCATGCTCGTTAGTGAACTGGTTAAACGTCTCAATACCGTATTTACCAGTTTCTTGCATTTTCTGTCCGAATTGAACCATGGCCTTACGGGCATTGGCTCCAACGTCACTTTCAGCAAAATTCCTCATCCCGGGCTTGATATACGACTCGCTGACTTCACCAACTGATTTCGTAACTGCACTGGAAAACAAACTCCATCCTTTTGTCAGTGAGCCTAAAGGATCCTTCTGCAAATCATCGATCGATAGCGAGCCAAGCCCACCTGAACCCGATCCTGATGAAGTTTGTGGCGGTGGCGTGCTACCAAATCCACTGTATTTACCACCTTGTGATGGAGGAAGATTGTCTGGTCGGCCCGAATTCTTAGCTCCTAAGCTGGCAAAATATGATTCGTTGCGCTGTTTTTGAGTGTGCGATTGAGCTGACGAAGGTCGCGATCCGCCAACTGATCCCCCTCCAATAGGTGGTCCTGATGGTGTGCTGGCATTGCCATCGGGTCCTGGAATAAATTTCGGTCGGTCTCGTCGAACATACTCTTTGCCCTCCACTTCGGCTGCTAGAAGCTCCTTATAATCCTCAGCAACTGTTGAATTATACTTTTGCTGAGCTGACATCGAACTATCAAGACCTTCTTTCTCAAAATAGACTCGAGCTCTCTCATTACCGCCCAATTCCATGGACTTCATCTCATCAGGCTTGAACTGGTCCATGGTGACACTACGGACAAACGAGATATGAACTCCTAATCCACGGTGGATACCTGCACACTCTAAACAAATGAATACTCCATATTTGGGAGTGGCCCACTGCGGGTTGGCGGTTCCACAGTCAAAAcattttctgttttcaCCCTGCTTTTGAAGTGCCAAAAGACGTCTTCTGTTATCGGGATCAACCGACCAATCTGCACTCATTATAAGTCGCTCTCTTCGATTACACAGCTGGTTTTCTTCACTCTTAATTTTGTCGATTGTTCCAACTCTaagtatcaacagaaacaatcTTGATCCTTTTCTGAATTCTGGCAGACCCGGCGTGATTCacctctttttttctcctctTCACTATCGCGTCTGTATCACTCTAAACACGCTCGCTGCCTCGAATTTCAGTGAAGTGGCCGATTCGCACTTCCTAACCCTGAATCTTGTTTTTGCTGCAGGGCCCTCTCCGTGATCGGCCGGAATGCCCccggctggggctttgccccagaccccatggctccttTCGCTAGGCTCGAATCGGGCGTGGGCATCCCATTCATATCTGTATTCATGTGTGATTTTTCTGCTAGGGTGCTCATTGGTTCGCAAATTAAAGTTAGTTTACATCAGACCCCACTTGGCAGCTGCAGCGGCCCCGAAGTTACACAAAAATCCTGCGAGTTGTTGTCAAGAGCGCCAAGAAATAGTCGTCAAGAGGTTCATTAAATAAGTATCAGGTACATAGCAAGCTCGATGAGCATTAATCAGAAGTTACAGCTTTGTCTTTGTCTCGCTTAAACGTGACGGAAAGCTTCTTGCCAGCCGTGGCCAGCGTTCGTCGAAGGTGACCTCCCTTTTTCTTGGGTGGAGTCTGATCTGCTGGATCCGTTGACGTTTCTTCGTCACTTGCATCTATGGACATTGCACCTGAGGCTGGCGTGGGTGTGTTGGTATCCTCGGGAGTGGGTTTAGTGGGTGTAGATGCCGATTCCTCTAGCACAGGACTGGAATTTTCATCAGTGACACGTCGTTTCTGAGCTGCTCTTGGCTCTGATCCGGATGACTGCCGCTTCAGTCGAACTGGTGGAATGGGTGGTGTTGAGATTGTCGAGCTCGTGTCGTATTTGTCGTTATCGTGCTCTATGCTAGCATCAATAGAACCATAATCACCACTGGTCTCATGACTGCTATCTACATTTGCTGATAGCAGTTCTTTCGACCCATTGGTGGACAGAGTGCTATCTTtctcatcgtcttcttcttcctcgtaGTCAACTAGTCCAAAAGccacagctgctgctactgctgctgctgaagatggaGATTGGCCTGAAGCATGACTGGGGCCATGCGaaataaatgaaaatcTGCTGTTTGCATCATCGGCAATCGTCGATTCCAGTCGTGAATCTGGTTCAGTCATAGTTGAATCCATTCTTCCTGCTGGAATAGGCGTTTCTAGCTCATCTTGTCGACGTTGTTCTTCGTAGTGGTTAATGATGGACTGAGCAATATCCGATTCCTTGAGCTTGTACAGTTTTGGTTTATAATTTTCTACCATATGACTGATTATCTCTCTAGTCGTAATAGGATGATGTCCAGCATGCTGATTTGAAAGTGAGTCTATCACTGTTAAAAGTTCGAGACATGATGAATGGATAAGGTTGTTTTGGTCGCCGAGTGCTATTAGCACATCAAGTAAACTACCAAGGGCATCGCTAAGACAAATACTGCGAATATAATAAATGTCGTCTGTTAATGTACCTTGTTTTAGACACCTGATGGCAGCCAAACGCACTTGCTTGTG
The Sugiyamaella lignohabitans strain CBS 10342 chromosome A, complete sequence genome window above contains:
- the URE2 gene encoding Ure2p (Nitrogen catabolite repression transcriptional regulator; acts by inhibition of GLN3 transcription in good nitrogen source; has glutathione peroxidase activity and can mutate to acquire GST activity; altered form creates [URE3] prion; GO_component: GO:0005737 - cytoplasm [Evidence IEA,IEA]; GO_component: GO:0005829 - cytosol [Evidence IDA] [PMID 10748041]; GO_function: GO:0004602 - glutathione peroxidase activity [Evidence IEA]; GO_function: GO:0004602 - glutathione peroxidase activity [Evidence IDA] [PMID 15371425]; GO_function: GO:0016491 - oxidoreductase activity [Evidence IEA]; GO_function: GO:0051219 - phosphoprotein binding [Evidence IDA] [PMID 10604478]; GO_function: GO:0003714 - transcription corepressor activity [Evidence IGI,IPI] [PMID 8755910]; GO_process: GO:0042994 - cytoplasmic sequestering of transcription factor [Evidence IMP] [PMID 10748041]; GO_process: GO:0042128 - nitrate assimilation [Evidence IEA]; GO_process: GO:0055114 - oxidation-reduction process [Evidence IEA]; GO_process: GO:0032447 - protein urmylation [Evidence IMP] [PMID 14551258]; GO_process: GO:0006808 - regulation of nitrogen utilization [Evidence IEA]; GO_process: GO:0006808 - regulation of nitrogen utilization [Evidence IMP] [PMID 8002570]; GO_process: GO:0006808 - regulation of nitrogen utilization [Evidence IGI,IPI] [PMID 8755910]; GO_process: GO:0010044 - response to aluminum ion [Evidence IMP] [PMID 15133656]), which gives rise to MDQRRPVSNLSTALASINLHDQNGGGNGNGSQGGQFSNDGQGPHRDGFNVRPDGGLGRNSGQMNDLTPQTIDRIAEYRKHPPAEGISLFSHRSAPNGFKVAVVLAELGIKFKTFYLDLKKNEQRSPYYVSINPNARIPAIIDHDNGDHSVWESGAILIYLCQKVGPDCSLWSEDYSEQSMITSWLFFQASGHAPMVGQALHFRYFHPENITSAIERYTSEVRRIYSVVEMRLAEKREQLIMEMDDDSFALGTSALSESKYFDEPVWLVGNRITIADLSFVTWNHVVDRIGINLRSEFPEVYKWTKAMMERPAVIRALSGLESN
- the ALD5 gene encoding aldehyde dehydrogenase (NAD(P)(+)) ALD5 (Mitochondrial aldehyde dehydrogenase; involved in regulation or biosynthesis of electron transport chain components and acetate formation; activated by K+; utilizes NADP+ as the preferred coenzyme; constitutively expressed; GO_component: GO:0005759 - mitochondrial matrix [Evidence IEA]; GO_component: GO:0005739 - mitochondrion [Evidence IEA]; GO_component: GO:0005739 - mitochondrion [Evidence IDA] [PMID 14576278]; GO_component: GO:0005739 - mitochondrion [Evidence IDA] [PMID 16823961]; GO_function: GO:0004029 - aldehyde dehydrogenase (NAD) activity [Evidence IDA] [PMID 9473035]; GO_function: GO:0004030 - aldehyde dehydrogenase [NAD(P)+] activity [Evidence IEA]; GO_function: GO:0004030 - aldehyde dehydrogenase [NAD(P)+] activity [Evidence IDA] [PMID 9473035]; GO_function: GO:0016491 - oxidoreductase activity [Evidence IEA,IEA]; GO_function: GO:0016620 - oxidoreductase activity, acting on the aldehyde or oxo group of donors, NAD or NADP as acceptor [Evidence IEA]; GO_process: GO:0019413 - acetate biosynthetic process [Evidence IMP] [PMID 15256563]; GO_process: GO:0006068 - ethanol catabolic process [Evidence IEA]; GO_process: GO:0008152 - metabolic process [Evidence IEA]; GO_process: GO:0055114 - oxidation-reduction process [Evidence IEA,IEA]) — its product is MSLPLEVKLTAPSGKSFELPTGLFINNEFVYPQDKTSTITVLDPDTGKIITDVYAAKEEDVDIAVKAARAAYKKGWRHNQSRGDLLYKLSELITKNAEVLATIEAWDTGKSYSAESYGNIVAGALTYKYYAGWADKLGGKTIDVGENKFAYTLHEPLGVCGQIIPWNYPFLMKAWKIGAAVATGNTVVLKTAENTPLSALYFAKLVVEAGFPPGVINLFTGLGPVAGAHLASHLDVDKIAFTGSTVVGKQIMKYAASNLKNITLECGGKSPMIIFDDADLEKAAIHAHSALMGNQGQTCTAMSRYYVHEAVYDKFVELYKQQVLTKSKVGHPFDEDTFQGPQVSEVQQKRVLGYIESGKSEGAKVVIGGNVPKSLSNGFFVEPTIFSDVTDDMKIMREEIFGPVASITKFTDEHDVVQRANDSSYGLGASIFTKDLQRAHRVARDLESGQVWINSGNDSDYRIPFGGYKQSGIGRELGEYGIQIYTQVKAVHVNLN